The Silene latifolia isolate original U9 population chromosome Y, ASM4854445v1, whole genome shotgun sequence sequence CTGTCGGTGAGATAAGAAGAATTCTTATTCCATATACcatatagttcgatgctccatcgaaatacaaATCCCATAGTCATTCTCAACGTGTACCACGttttcgtcgggaaatgaccaagtgtccaTGACTTCTGTTTCTTCGATTGGATTGTCGGCGAGGAAATCGGtaaccgcccttcccttgatcactttcaaaggtacatatttgagattgaACTCTGATAACATGAGGGTCCATCTTGACATTCTTCCATTTAGCACtagtttttcaaacaagtacttgattggatccattttggagtagacACTCACACTGTAGCTAAACATGTAATATCTCAATTTCTTCGTTGCCCAGACTAGGGATAAACACGTCTTTTCAAGAGGTTTATACTTTACTTCATAGTCTAAGAACTTTTTACTGatgtagtaaatagctctttttTCTTTGTCAACTGTATGGGCTAACATAGTCCCCATCGCTGTATCCGTAACTGTTAGATATAGTGATAACGGCAGCGCGGCTACTGGTGGGCTTAAAGCTAGTGGAGAAGACAATACTTACTTTATTTTATCGAACGCGGCCTGACACTGGTTATCCCACATAATGTGTTCTCCGACTTTCAGTTTCTTGAAGATCGGCTCACAAATCATCCTCAACTTCGCGACGAAACAGCTTAAGTATTGAACTCTTCCCAGGAAAActcgaatttctttctcggtCTCTGGATGGGGAATTTCCATAATGGCTTTTATCTTTGATGGGTCTacttcgatgccacggtggctaacgatatgacccaacagtttgccagAGGTGACCCCGAAAGCACACTTTTGCGGATtcagcctcatgttgtacttttgcAATCTTTGAAAGAATTTTCGTAGCGCCTCAAGATGAGCACTATGTTCTTTTGACTTGAATATCATGTCATCGATATAAacttcaacttctttgtgcatcatatcgTGTAGCAGCGTCGTTGTCGTTCTCTGGTACGTCACCCCGGCATTTATCAAACtgaaaggcattactgtgtaacaataggttccccattgtgaCGTAAATGTTGTCTTAttcatgtcttcctcggccatcttaatctgattgtaaccggcatatccatccatgaaagatAGTAATGCATAATTTGCGGTGTTGTCAACCAAgatatcgatgtgaggtaatggaaaGTCGTCCTTCGGACTAGCTTTGTTTAGGTCCCGAAAGTACACACACACGCGAACCTTACCATACTTTTTCGGTACTGGCACTACATTGGCGACCCAATCCTGAtattctgacaccttgatgaacccggctttgagctGTTTATCAATTTCTTCCTTAACCTTTAAAGACCACTCCGAACGCATTCTGCGTAGCTTCTGTTTTACTggtttgaaccctggtttgatCGGGATCCTATGCTCTTCAATTTATCTATCAAttcccggcatgtctttgtaagaccatgtgaaaacatctttgaattcaATCAGAAGGTCAATGAACCCTTGTCTCTCTATAGGATCTAAAGTAGTTCCTAtcttaagctcctgtggttctaggGTGGTTCccacattgatagtttcggtatcttcgatcacCGAGTTTCTTTGGTCATATTCTTCTAACCCTCTAACCAATTGTGGAGGTGGTTctacctcctcttcttcttcttcttcaacctGCTCGCCTTCGGCCTCATTCTCAATGTCATTACtaaaataattattttcaaaaattgaattgcaatgtaaataaaacaagtcgtaagcaaactggttcatcttattattattaatttgaaaCTGCACGAAATGctctaacatttgagccaactgatcgGAGGTCAGTGGCGAGACAATAGAGGTACCCGAGACAGGCCCCGGGATACCATAATTAGAAAGGGGTACATTGAAAGGAAAGACTTGGGAGGGGATGGGGGTGGCTtcgacacctgactccttagactcaaaccTAGGACTCTTATCAGACttggactcagactcagactcgaaaccatcatccagcttgaacatttctccttctaaggGCAATAGAACTTCTGGTCTATGATGCAGTAGTAATCTATACCCACCCTTGTTTTATCCTCTAGGTACGACATCCTTCTTGCTGATCTAAACCACCACTGATGCCTACCTTGTTCACCTCTGTGGCATCCCAACCATAACGTGGCAATATGTATCCCACCATTAGGTCTTCCGAGGACCCAAAATTGTATGCGGGCGAGGTCTCGTCCGTGCCATTGAGGATTATGTATTTGGGAGGATACTTGATGAATGATAGATAGTTCGAGGTTAACTTCTTCTTGTTTTCTTCTTTCTCTTACTGCAATTTCAAGAACCAGGGTTGGGAGTATCTTTCCCTCATTACCCTGTTCATCTCTTCATCGATTCTTATTGCCGAGTTCCGGATTCCTAGGAAGTTCACAGCAGTAGTGAGTTTGCTATTGGCGTCTTTCATCGTTTGGTGTTTAAGATAAATCGAGATCGGTTTCCCAGTAATGTTATATGTCTTAGTCTTTTGGAACTGCTTAATGAGGGAAGCCtctgaggtcgacccttcactaaGTGCCTCGACTAAAGTAGGTTCTTTTGAGGATCTCTTATCTGGAACATCCTTGGTGATAGAAGTGTGGCGTGTCTTCTAAACTTGGTAAGGGCGCCCAAATCAAATTAAATGATTGGACTCGAGGACATCTTTCTCTAGCTTCAAGATTTAATCTTGGTTTCTTGGGACGATTGCTCCTTTGGTAAGGTAAATATCATCTTCATTATCGTCCCAAATTCCATGGATCTCATTCCCACTCCGGATAATGTATGGTGTGCAGTCGATACCGAAATCCCCAAATCGAACTTCGTTCTTCGGGCTTGGAAGGTACTTTGGACAATCAATGAATTCCTTCCCTACAAAGAAACCTTTTAGGAGACTAACGGGCCGGATCAAATGGGCCATATCACTATTATCTTCAACAAATACGGCATTCGTGTGATCACCAAACGGGTTGGTCACGTCATTAGGTTTGACCGTTAGGATTGGGAGCGTTCCACTCTCGATCATATCTTCTATTTCATATTTGAGACGAAAACAGTTTTCCGTGTCATGTCCTTTGCCTTGATGGTATGCACAATATGTGTCAGACTTTTACAATTTATTTCAATATTCCAATGGTGGTTCAAGAGTTGGGCCAATGGGGTTCAATTTCCCCTCGGCCATGAGTCTTTCCAAGGCGTATGTGTAGGTACACCCTATGTCAGTAATGCTCTTGGACTAGAGCATTGAGGCCTTTTGGAAGTTCCTCCCGTAAGGCTAATAACTTGAATATGGTTGGCACTAGCATGTGCCTTTGATTTAGAGGAGGAGGCCCTAGTATACCCCTTTGGTTTCTCCGTCTCAGCAGCTCGGAGGTCATCTTCGATTTTCCTCCCACACCTTGTTAATTCTTTGAAAGTGCTAAAGCTTTGATACTTTAATACATCATGGTAGACAGGTCGGAGATTCTTCACAAATTTATCTACCATTTCTGTTTCTTCAGGTTTCCTGGCTATCTTCACGCTCTTTGCGCGCCATCGGTCCAGAAAATCGGTAAACCCTTCCTTTTCATTTTGAGTCATAAGTTCCAGAGTCCTTATAATGGTTTAGATCTCTGCATTATCAGCATAATGTTTGCAAAAATCTATGGTGATGTCCTCAAACATAGGGTAGTTCTTCAGTTCAAGGTTATAAAACCAGGCCCTTGGGTGTTCCCCCAAAGACTGAGCAAAGATGGCAGAGAGCATACGTGCAGGTACACCTTTCAGGGCAAGGTGTTCTTTGTAGGACCGAATGTGTTGGAGAGGATTCTCCGTTCCTTTAAACATTGGGATGTTAGTGAGCACAAAGTGCTTAGGGAGTTCATCTTGGACCGAGGCATAGGTCTTGGGGTTCTCATAATGGATGTTCTCTCCCTGAGAGAGCTTCAGTTGATCTTCGATAAGCCTAAACCGTTTTTCTAATTCAGTCATTTCTGGTGGGGTAGGCACACTGTTTCTCCATTGATCTTAGCCTCAATGACTCCCAATCGAGTCTTCATCAACTCCAAAGTCTTACCCAGCTTAGTGACGACGGTGATCGGGACAAAGAGTTGGTCATCACACATCTAATCAAACagatttatattctcaacaaaacaactagttagtggttaagtcgaggtcgatccatgggacggtgtgctttgggttctaagtctatctatctcaatttatgctagtgtcacaattgttggggtttgtagttgtgttctaaactaatgtaAGCAATggagtaaaacaagcaattaaagggaggatgtaaagaaatgattaaaagtactaggatatcatgggttcataggggattcatgggagttaaccatacaaacatgttcacaaagttgcaagcaattaatgttgtaaaggaaccgagttggtgtatgtcttacgcttcttaggaagatttgggtcccgaagccgaatcgattagattgtacaacacctacaagtcgacttactttccccctaatcacttatatgcatggtctaactagactcgagttggtttatatcttacaagtcaagttgaatagataagagatggttgtaaatgcaaggattcataggcttagcatttcatcaaacataacatgtgcataggttgacatcacaaagaataaaagaagagaacttgattgattgatgaagggttgtcaatcctccaatgataacccaataatcttcaattaccaaaagtaataaacttgaacaataattaaggaaagattaatgtgaagTTTGTGGAAAGatttaaaggataatctattctaatctactcctaatctattctaagaagattttctaatgtggaagcgccctttgattatcatcaaaatggggtataaATAGTAGTGTCTcgttaggttaactaaggctaaattagtaattaactattctaagttctaagtagggatatgcaagtattttggagagatgagcatctttgctgaagacgccacgatccgctcgtacAAAAgggtaggacgctcggattgttggcaTGGGAGGACGAGCGGCTGAgcagtcgggacgctcggattgttggagcagaggacgagcgtcttggagctttggacgctcggattgttcttcagagtGCTTAGCTTATTCCgctcgcatacttcttattcttgcaatgttggtcttagttcttgcctcttcttccatACTCGTTCAGCCAAATTcatcaatgtccttccaaatatgcacgagagagggggaattccgcctcattatcttctttcctacaaaacatatacaatgTAATAGGAAAaccaaataggaaggatttgacggataaaatggccatgaaatgctatattagtatgcaaaataggttcaattaggggactaaatgtgcacaattatgagtcacatcaaatatccacaaaccgaacctttactcgtcccgagtaaagaggtgactagaactagacctttatttaaattagcctaataatatagccgatgtgagacaattagcgggtctcactccgccccttcaactcacaacaagacaaccatgaggtaggatgccttcttgcaaggcaaggtggggcttgccaaaatggcgacacatccaagcattaaagcacacaagatcaagtaaCGGACGCATCAACAAAAGAATatccacttttctcatctaagtggctgaatttatctaaaggggaagcaatacaagggtacacattccatcatagatacggtttctttaaactactaagcctagaaggataccaataaatcacctccatgttgtgtcaagctagggtacctttgtcctcaattgttacaTGCTTTCTTCAAGAAtatactccctatggtgttagaaacactggaggatcgcgaaattccccttcttgcctagacaagaagaagggtcgtcccctctctaacatgcacaaaagtggatacgatggaaaagggatcaatagtatttgagtttcatatgggagtttgcttttgttgttgttattccccccaatttctggcatttgacatttgagaacactttctttttgccatttcttttgatgtttggcatttcaatacttgacaactttcaactttttgcattttctttttgaacattttcaaagctaccccatttgtagtgagggtgcttgtatttgaagcataggagttttcatttttgttatttctcttttcttttgatgcgattGCAAACTTTTTTGACTTTTATTTCAATGCTTGAAATCAAATTTGTACAATTTTTATGCCCAtttcctttgatgacaaaatatggtataacatggatgatagatgcatggtttcaagggtcaccttggaataaacggtagccaaggagttatcacaccacaaggtactcttgactaggccttaatccatgggtcaaaggatactaatatgacacatcctagggtgttttacaagtattctaacaagcaaagtcttaagaagaaaaattatctacaagggccttatattcacttgtcaagcttcccaaatagacggtttcacaaaatttttcctaaatgcaactatatgccatgatgcaactaacatttatacaacctaatgcatatgcttctaccaactagtatgccatataatctaaatgcaatcctataatcacatagcttataccgcatcaatcaaaataaagccacatagtcattaacataaagaggaaaaaggagattggaaagatcataccatgcggtcttctatatcctcatgtctcggatgtggcatagtcgttcaatgtgaaaaaggatgaacaaacacaatatatacaaacaatatatacaaaactacactacaaaggaaatgaacatgtttttgggtttttttaatttttcaattttttatgggttttgtttttatgaaattaaaagacatatttttgtgatttttcgaaatttttcaatttttatgcatttttggaatataaattcccatcccccactttattttggacattatcctcaatgtacatgtaggagtacgaatgaaaaagaaatacatgttttttggatttttaaagttttatggaaattgaagtgcaaatataatgatatgatatgaatgaatgcatgcatgctctaactaaatgcaattcttatatggcatatataacaaaagaatgcaatctaaactatactatatgatgcatgctaaatgcttaagtcacatatgatcaaacctccccaaaccgatttaaacactatttctagtgtagaaaagaataggattggtcattagtgactatgcatgaattctagtctatatgcaactatctacatgaatcatgtgacatatattacaatgcaactatactatatgaactaaataatctaaatgcaatatggaatataatacacatgcaagtgaaaactaaactaaatgcaatgcactatataaaagagagaggaagggaagagtatcatacaaatggaggtggcaaggtaggcatctctcactcgtcatcatcatcatggtGGTAGCCATACCTGCTAGAACTTCCttcttggtcataccctcctccttgaccaaaGTATCCTCCACCTTAGCCATCAAAGTTCCCGGCATGGTTctcttgattagggaacaaaaggtgtggttgagcccaagatggccgagggccattagggtcgatatacccttgttgtgccatttggtagtattgaggatagagggccAAATAGTTATCGACCCTCCCATCGTATACTCCAAGATCAACCCTCATCATAAGATCCATCAAATCATTCTTATCCAGAGCATCAGGAACTTGCGGTGCGAATGGCCTATGAGGagtggggtatggtgggataggcacataggaaggcgGGGCAATGGGCCTTTCCGGTATCCCACGAGGCGGTGGAGGGTGGCGGGGtacttcttctctttgaggggggTTAGGGTGGATTTCAATGTCGAGGAGGTAACTCGGCCTAGGTGAATATgggctcaaccttgggtcggtacCGGGAATATTCCACactgaaagaataatagaagaacacccttttgtgaaccattcaaCACTCCTgtcttgagtgtaggcacaccaccggtggtggttgaagactgAAGTAAAAccttcaagactcggatttggaCTGAAACTGACACGATTTGGACAGTAAACGGGACTGTTTAATCGTGATAAAAACGAATAAAAACTCAACAGAAACTGTGAtgactgcaatcgaacagtcgacagaactgtttAAAAATCACGGTTCCAGAACTCTACAATCAAATAGAGTAAAGGATGCGATTGGGATATGAATTAACCCAAGCACACAGCCACTAGGTTAAGACTAAAAAGGATAATTttcaagcacacagcaaagaaaatacccgactctaagcactaagcaaaagaggtttagtagaaatcaatgtttctaacttgtgttt is a genomic window containing:
- the LOC141630223 gene encoding uncharacterized protein LOC141630223 — its product is MGTMLAHTVDKEKRAIYYISKKFLDYEVKYKPLEKTCLSLVWATKKLRYYMFSYSVSVYSKMDPIKYLFEKLVLNGRMSRWTLMLSEFNLKYVPLKVIKGRAVTDFLADNPIEETEVMDTWSFPDENVVHVENDYGICEHVNVSIKLDFNVTNNAAEYEACLLGLRSALHLGVKKLIEELEKYFEDTRYVHLPREENQFADALIKLAALINIPDHIDSMPICVERRSSPAYVNVIDDAEEGGTEPSYTAILKFKET